Proteins encoded within one genomic window of Humulus lupulus chromosome 1, drHumLupu1.1, whole genome shotgun sequence:
- the LOC133826327 gene encoding uncharacterized protein LOC133826327 — MALEANNKAIQCKVFSTTFSGPALLWFRQLKPGSVNNFSDLRRTFLQQYSANREAPRTMAELYRIEQGENEHPKSYLQRFIDLVHQIHDVDLVTAANLFVKSLQVGSLLHKNLTMTPTYDMAEIQIRAEGVFRVLEFRERAQKKSALISAPPANNPPPLARDDKRKRQQTDHAKEGKRPRQNRESPWHPSFEYSIPQEIIYEENKDRPIWHEPYKITTPPDRRDKNRYYLFHKDPSHTVAECHNLNNQI; from the coding sequence ATGGCACTAGAAGCCAACAACAAAGCCATTCAATGCAAGGTCTTTTCCACAACTTTCTCTGGGCCAGCTCTGCTGTGGTTCAGACAATTAAAGCCTGGATCCGTCAACAATTTTAGTGACCTCCGACGAACTTTTCTCCAACAATATAGTGCGAATCGTGAGGCACCAAGAACAATGGCAGAGCTCTATCGGATCGAGCAAGGGGAAAATGAACATCCGAAGTCGTATCTACAACGTTTCATTGATCTCGTGCATCAGATCCACGACGTCGACCTAGTTACCGCAGCcaatctcttcgtcaaaagcTTGCAAGTGGGATCTCTCTTGCACAAAAATCTCACCATGACACCAACTTATGACATGGCTGAGATCCAGATCCGAGCCGAGGGCGTCTTCAGAGTCCTAGAATTTCGAGAGCGTGCACAGAAGAAATCTGCACTTATCTCCGCTCCACCAGCAAATAACCCTCCACCACTTGCTAGAGATGACAAGAGGAAGAGGCAACAGACGGACCACGCAAAGGAAGGGAAGAGGCCAAGACAGAACCGAGAGTCACCGTGGCACCCTTCCTTCGAATACTCCATTCCACAGGAAAtcatttatgaagaaaataaagacaGACCTATCTGGCATGAGCCGTATAAGATTACCACTCCTCCAGACAGAAGAGATAAAAATAGATACTACCTCTTCCATAAAGATCCCAGTCATACGGTCGCTGAATGCCACAACTTGAACAATCAGATCTAG
- the LOC133802158 gene encoding U-box domain-containing protein 26-like encodes MKEAEMTVPHLFRCPITLELFKDPVTLSTGQTYDRSSIEKWLAAGNLTCPVTMQKLHDPTMVPNHTLRHLIDRWLQMGHQFDHEDLVIIDSVAAIKHSLESHDTTFETKLQLLENIRVLSQESSSRSCLIQLGFLPFLLELAFGRVEAKISEEYAKFVEQALLCVLKLLPFCELESLNILLQESKFESFLFLFKHGSSLVKMNICQLIETTSASSETNELRSMLGKKRELLHEMVQLVHQNCEASDAGIKALWTLLSSPELNQETLITEGVVDGLVSYISSSERRESKSFEPLAMAILEKLLALDSAKEALVSNPNGITTLVKKIFRVSNHEGSENAVGSLMAVCYGSLQAREEAIGDGVLTQLLLLLQSQCSGRTKTKARMLLRLLRSKWIEDPNHV; translated from the coding sequence ATGAAAGAGGCTGAAATGACTGTTCCTCACTTGTTCAGATGTCCAATCACTCTAGAATTGTTCAAAGATCCAGTCACTCTTTCCACAGGTCAAACTTATGATAGATCAAGCATAGAAAAATGGCTGGCTGCAGGCAATCTGACTTGTCCAGTCACAATGCAGAAGCTTCATGATCCAACCATGGTTCCAAACCACACGCTTCGCCATTTGATCGATCGTTGGCTTCAAATGGGACACCAATTTGATCATGAAGACCTGGTAATAATTGATTCTGTGGCTGCAATCAAACACAGCTTGGAATCTCATGACACCACCTTTGAAACAAAGCTTCAATTGCTTGAAAACATTCGAGTTTTGTCCCAAGAATCATCGTCCAGATCTTGTTTGATCCAGTTAGGCTTCTTGCCTTTTCTGCTAGAGCTAGCTTTTGGTAGAGTTGAGGCCAAGATATCAGAAGAGTATGCCAAGTTCGTAGAACAAGCATTGTTGTGTGTTTTGAAACTGCTGCCCTTTTGTGAATTGGAGTCTCTTAATATTCTTCTACAAGAATCCAAATTTGAATCTTTCTTATTTTTGTTCAAGCATGGTAGTTCGTTGGTGAAGATGAATATTTGTCAATTGATAGAGACCACCTCAGCTTCTTCAGAGACTAATGAACTTCGCTCCATGCTTGGGAAAAAGAGAGAGCTCTTGCATGAGATGGTTCAATTAGTACACCAGAATTGTGAAGCTTCAGATGCAGGAATTAAAGCCTTGTGGACATTACTATCTTCCCCCGAACTGAATCAAGAAACTTTGATCACCGAAGGCGTTGTAGACGGACTAGTATCGTACATTTCTAGCAGTGAAAGGAGGGAAAGTAAAAGCTTTGAACCATTGGCTATGGCCATTCTTGAGAAGCTTTTAGCACTTGACAGTGCAAAAGAGGCACTCGTGAGTAACCCCAATGGGATCACCACTCTCGTCAAGAAAATTTTCAGGGTTTCCAATCATGAGGGGAGTGAAAATGCCGTCGGATCACTCATGGCAGTATGCTATGGTTCTTTGCAGGCAAGGGAAGAAGCCATTGGAGATGGAGTTTTGACTCAGTTATTGTTACTTCTTCAAAGCCAGTGTAGTGGAAGAACCAAAACCAAGGCAAGAATGCTACTCAGGCTTCTTAGATCTAAGTGGATTGAAGATCCAAACCATGTCTAA